cacattttctgagctcatgcatagtcgacaggtttttacctgattggtgtgcatgactctaaagtgctgtggcccttccgccgtctcgattttggtactgtatggtaaggagaccgtctcttctggaaatctgttttttacaaaccttgttccatcttctatgtttgtgcctggatacaatcttcttttaattttagatatggggaaaactccctatccctctagcttgcttaaaatttcttcatcagctaggtaaacaggcagatgcttgaacgaaacaacatagtctgtGTTTTGTAAcgtccgtacttcagatttcactcctttaattgtcaatccattgtctattaaaatttcggtgtcatcttcagtctccattgttacttcatactcccttgtttgtttgggtctcaccgccagaattcttccttctccaatcagctccgtgactgctttgattatatcaaatcttcttgcatcttttacatttctacgtctacagttactgttgctttctttgtgcatactcttctttgtatctcttgcttatccttacctttttcacctcttcgttggccgggctcttcattttatttatctctttgtctgttgtcaagtccattttctttatctcttcgtctatcatccagcccattttctttatcctttcgtgcaagtccctccatttccatgtcgttgccgggtaatctgtccatgattaaaaataaaacacacaacataaccACCCTCAAGTCAGcgaaatgctgctgttaggtggtttttaaagacaaaaacaaaacaaaccaacaaagacgctcaaggtcaataaacaaaaaggtagacaaacaaaatggggagagcctttctctccttactgctgccaactcacttcctgtttgctctatagcgccctcagggtggtgtggccgtaagcaatgacagctgtcaagtgttggctattgaaaccaGGCGCAGCCCCCGGAGGCGAGCACAGCTTAGCTGCCTgctgcgccaatgagctggacagccggagctgggcaagctgtgaaacaccacattccatgtcacggtactgcgctgtggctcccaggagacagcttatGCCAAgtttgcatgtcaggatggccgagcggtctaaggcgctgcgttcaagCTGGGGAACAATCGTCCAACAAAGAAGGGGAAGAAGGGAAGAAAGGggggaagaaagaaagagaaaaagggaAGAAGAGGGGGAAAAAACGAAGAAAGGAAAGGGCGAATTCTAAGCTTCCCGGACACGCCTTCCCTGCACCTGCTTTACGTCACGCATAGTGATACTGTTCTGTGTTAAAACAACGCAATTTGAGTTAAATTGATTTCTATTGCAGGTGCTCACCAAGACCGGGGTTCGAATCCAGCTAAAGACGCTTTATTGTTATTGGTTAATTATTACTCAATAAACTAACTGTTTAAATGTGTAATGCTCCAAGGTAAATAAAATATGCCTAAGCGCtttattcttgtgttttttgACATTCTTTCATGAAAAATAAAGCATACTAACTTGAATGTGTCACTatttagtagttgttgtagcattgttatgcttatggttattattgttctgtattttgaTGTACAAATGATCTATAGAAATGTCATAGAGTATAtagtgtacacacacacgcacacacacacacacacacatatacatatatatatatgtgtgtgtttatagtgtgCATAGTGTATATGGAATTAAAAGTCAAGTAGtcagttatttatatatgcattatttatctaacaattgtcaacagaacagtaatgaatatagagtagaaaatgtaaaaataataaattatttattaataatacagtattaacaatataaataaacaatgttaataaaacgttaaatacaaacagaaaccgacacaaagtggacttaaaagtcaaggacatttattaatgcaatatttatttaacaatggtcaacaaaacagtaatgaacatggaataaaaattcttaaaaattaaatgttaaatattaacagaataaatacaaaattaacaaattaaataaaatgttaaataaatttagaaaccaacaataagtgaaatagaataaatttaACTATTATGGTTGTAACctgtatacactttatacatacacacacatataaataataaataagttaaataaaatgtcaacaaaataaataaacttcaaataaaaagtgcaataaaacagAATCAAACAAGGTAATTGaagaactattatggttataaagTGTATAAACTAtagacatacacataaataataaacagttaaataaaatgttaacaaaataaattatttttataaaatgtgaaataaaatagaaaccaacaagTGAAATAGTATAAATTGAAGATCTATTATGGTTGTAAACTTTATAcactctgtacacacacacacacacacacacatatataaataataaattaaataaaatgttaacaaaataaatacactatttaaataaaatgcgcaataaaatagaaaccaacaacaagtgaaatagaataaactgtagaactattatggttataaactatataaatacacacacatatataaataataaataagttaaataaaatgttaacaaaataaattattaaaaagtaaaatgtgcaaaaaaacaagtgaaatagaataaattgaattattatggttataaactgtaaacactatacacacacacacacacacacacacacacacacacacacacacacataaataatataaaagtcaaaaaaaatgtcaacaaaataaatacactatttaaagaaaatgttaaataaaaatataaactaacaGCAAGtgaaattgaataaactgaataactattacactatatacatacacaaacaaacaaacacattattttgGGTTGGTCCTTTTCATTTCCTCTAGCCACTCTTCTTTAGTTAAAGTTTCAGTCTGTGGGCAGTACACCCTGCCCCTGAGTTGGCTATGGCCTGTGGCATTTGTTTTGAACTGCCCACACTTTTTACAAGTGTTCGCTTGAACAGTTCTATGGTACGGTCTTTTGGGAATGGCTCCAGATGTGGACGGTGATGCAGCAGGCTGTGAGCTGGTACTGGACATTGTTGGCTGAAGTGGTGGCTGTCTGAGTGGCATCCCCTGCACCATTGGGATACCCTGGGCTATCTGCACTCCTTGCATCATCGGGATACCCTGGGCCATAGGGATTCCCTGGACCATTGGCACAGCCTGGAACATTGGTACACCCTGAAACATCGGCATACCCTGGTACCCTGGTGTAGCTGGGATGTATATGTTGGGTACCATCTGCAGCGATGCTCcaggtgctggtggtgtaaatatgaCCTGGGTCTGTACTGGTGCATTGGGTCTGAGTGGGGGTCGTCCAACAGATGTCTGCCTTGCCTGACCTGCTGTGCTCTCTGGCAACACATACTGGTGCTGCTCTCCTGGTTGGTCTGGCTCTGTCCGAAGACTTTTGGCAACTGGGAGAGGTTCCTGGGCTTCTGGGAGGGGTTGAGGCAACTGAATACCCTGAAGCAGCACAGACAGCTCCTGCTTCTTCTGTCTGTTATTAAACCACTGAATCAGGGTATTCTGGTTTACCTCAACCAGCTGCATGGATGTACCTCCCATTACCAAGCTGTTGCCCAGTACGAGTTGCCTAATCCTGCGGTAGTCTTGCAGGATCAGAGACCATCTTGAAAGGGTTCCCCTGCCTTTTCGCTTGGGACTAGGGTGGATGGTACAAAGCCTAATAAAGATGGTCTCCACAAGACGGCAACAGTCAGGCCACTGAGCAGGAGCACTGCTTGCACCCAGCACACATCTGATAGCGCTCTCCATGCCAGGGGTGTGAGTGGGCTTCTTGGGTGTTTTAAATCGCCCACTCAGCAGTCGCTTCTGGTGTCGAGCTGCATACACCACGCGCTTCTTGTCTTGGTCATGCAGGCTTTGCCAAAGACCAATAATCTCGTTGGCCTCCTGGTTGGTGAGGCTGAGGCTTTTGTGGGTCCGAAGCtcaaccagatattcagccagCCTGTCCACATGCTGGAAGCCCGGAATATTTTGGTAGTCAACAGCCTGAtgaaagcacaacaaaaaaaaaaaaaatagcacattAAATTGTTCAATGCATAATTCCATAATTGTTTCTGTTATCATGTTGAAGCTGCACTACGGAAATAAACCTGATGCGTGtttgaatttacactttattttaaaattaaactagATCATTGTAAAGACAGAAATTAGTGGGACTTACAgtctcttcatcaccatcatcatcgtcgtcatcatcattatCTTCGTCATCATCTTCCATAGCCTCTTCTGGCTCTAAGGGCACAGGTGAAATTGGTTCTTCAGGCTGCGCAGGTGGGTCAGGGACCAGTGCAGGGCATGTGGAGACGGGCAAAGAAGCGACACTACTGGTGACTGCAGTGGAGGAACCcgatctcaatgtggaggaggatGGTGACAGAGCAGCctccggatcaacaatagtgtgaTCCTCACTGATGTCACAGAAGCCCTCATCTTCTTCTCGCTCATCCACATTGAGATCCTCAATGAGCTCAGCAGTCTGCTCACAGTCTGGGTTCATGTTCTGCAGTGCCTGACCAGTCTGCTGGAACAGATACTGCACTCCAATGAGCtcacctgaaaaaaataaatgaaacataaataaacaaattttaagagCCATGTTTGATTGGGTGTTGAAGTAGCAAGTAGTTTTAAAAGCTCAACGTCaaggaagaaacaaacaaaaacatacattttaatcaGAGATCCAAAACATAATGAATATTCTGGACAAAACATCTAATGAAATGTAATGGAAATACAACGAATACAGAGAAATAAATTTCCCTCAAAGCTTGTAGCATTATGTTTGATAATgacatgtaataataatgtaataataattttgtatctTGCTTTACTTCAGTAAATAGtcataaaacaatacatttgttcatacaaatatttaaagacaAGTAAAGATTTCACAGCACAAAGCTCATGAACATTGACCTACTGTATCAAACTGGATACAGTAGATGGAGagaacacagaaattgcaggCTTATTAACAATAGCAAAATCTCTTACCAGTGTAACGTGCAGGCGGACAAAAGTTGGGCACCACATTTCTCCCAAACAGCTTTTCAAAGTTGCAGTTTACACAGTGAACAAGTTCCCCTGTGTAGCTGTGTAAAGCTGATGGTTCAGATGCCAAGGAAGCAGCCTCCCAGTCCTGGTTCCACCTGTTTAGTCCCTCCAGCAAATAAATCTGAAAGTTCAGACTATTTGCGCTGTACcctgtaaatattaaaaacaatgtttaggacttaattaaaaaaacaaacacacaaagatgAGAGAGACGTGGAGCCCCTGGCACATCTGTAGGTCCGTAGCAGAACACCTCCCTAGCTATGCTCCCCGTTTCAGTATAGAGCGCGACACCAGGGGGGTCCTGAATGcattttatatgctttttttGGACACTCCAGATGTGCTCCATCCTTTCCTTGTCTAAAAGAGGAACGCCCAGCGAGTCATTGCCCTTGTTGCTCATGAGCTCAGTAAGAAGCTGTTCAAGGAGAAGGATGGTAGTCTCCTTCCCATGGGTCCTCCTCCGGCAATGGAGAGCCAGCTCCTCCCTGGTGAGATGCTTGTTGACATCAGCATCTGTCAACGCAGGCCAACCCTGGGACATCAACAGTGCTCGCTTTGCTTGGCGTAGCAAAGAAACATCAGCCGCATCCCATTCAAAAATGCACGCAGAGATCCATGACATGAAGATGGGATACAGTTGATGAGCATCAGTTGTACATCCCACAGCAATCCTGCGCATAAAGTGCCAGATGTCCAATTTCACAGTCAACTTCGGCCATCCTCTGAACCTGGCTTTGAGTTTGGTCTCACCCACATCAGTGCAGAACCCACAGTCCACATACAAAACAGCAGGTGGATCCACACCAGCCTCCTGGTATCTTCTGACCAGCCCATCCACCATCCTGTCCAGTCCTGCTCCTTCCTGGGCAGTGAGCACACTTATCAGCACCTGACCAAACTCATTGCCAACAGAGGTGAGCCAGAGTCCTGTTCCTTTTGCTGTCCCGGCCAGCTTTTTTGTGATCTAGATTAGACAAGAGAAGAACCATGGTGTATCGTCAGATCAAGCAGACTACACAAAGGGTTTTTACCAATGCTggaatataaaaaagaaattataaattGATGAATATCCACTAACCTTTTTAGTTGAATCCATCTTCAAGATGGACCCATGGGTCGATGTTATCCTGGCATGGATTTCATTCAACCTTGTCAAGATGTCCTGGCTGTAGACAGTGAGGAGCCACTTGCAGCTTGGCACAACTGTAGATGCTGGGGGCTCCTGGAAGGTGATCGGCAACACCCCAGGTCCACTGAGGAAATCCACACACTGAGTGGTGTAGCGGGCTAGACGCTGGAGCCACTCTTCACTGTGGTTTTCCTTCAGTTGTTTGATGACCCTTGTGGGGCTGTTGCCTAGTCCACGCTCACGCAGTAGGCGAATGACTCTTATATCACAGGCGTACCTTAGGAACAGaagaatattaatataaacatacatatatataatttgtaatgtattttCATATATGTGTGATGATAGGTTAACAACTCCACGAGGAATAAAGGTGTTCAATTACTCACTTCTGTGTGAGAATGACCCAAAACTCTGAGCGATGGCCAAGATCCAGCTGCTGCAAGACAGTCTGACTCCAGGACACATGCGAGGCTTTGCACTTGGTACAGATGAGGGTTTCTGTAACCATGTTGTACATCCTGTCGATGTCCAGAACCTGCCGTGCCCTTTTGTGCAGACCTCCACCTGTCAGCTGATGCTGTCCACATGCAGGATTAGGGCAAAGGACTTTGACCCTCCACAGCTTGTATGGCATCCTCAGCAAAAGTGAATGACAGAAAAATCTGTCTGGAGCTGGAGCCTGATTGTATGTAAGTGCAGGCTGTGGAGGGTAATACCAGAGCTGGAGGTTGTCTCGAAGCTCTGGCTTTCCTTTGGACCCCATTTTAAAAAGCCTGCTGGCAATCCACTTGTGGTCCTCTGGTGGCAAGGTTTCAGCCCAAAGGCGCAGAAGTGGAACAGCTGATGGAGCTTGCAACAATGACCCAGAAGGTGCAGTCTGTGAAGGAAAATAGATCAAACCTTTAGTCTGGTAATGTAAATGCACCTTACATATTTGAGTGAGTATCCTCACATGATGTTATCATGATTATAATCTAAATATCTTTGATTTTaagtgattgtttttaaatacctTATTATGTTTTTCAGTTCCAAAAATCATGAATAGAATTTcaccaataaacattttctttaaagaagCAAAAGTATTTCCAATATAGTTATTTCTCTTTTTCCTCTCTAGTTCTtttccatccattttcttttcttttactacTGTGAACATAAAATATCAACAACAGAAGGCGTAATTTTTGTgactatttgctttattttttcctctctttattttgttaacatttatacatatatcaaGCTTAGTTAATTAACATCAAGTCAATTTAATTGGCTGGTCTTAAAACCACTTTGTGTGAATTCAGCTGGGGCAGCAAATATGCAAACCAAATTACCTTTTTTTGGACAGAAAATATGAAATTACTTACTGAGACAATGCTGGACGGCTCTGTGGAACTGGTCACTGCCGCAGTGGATGTGAGGACGGGGGCAGAAACTTGAAGGTCCTGAGTCTGTACAAACAAGCAGTATAACAAAgtgcattttgtaaatatatatctataagtaacattaactaatcagaATTTTTTGCAACCATTACTTTATTTGaacattaatgtataaaatacattggaaatgaatgattgCTGCTAAACTGTAAAATTTTGTCACAGCGCTTCTATGCAGAACAAAAAGTTTAAAGAATGgtgcttatttttaatatatatgtttttatgcactaaaaGAATACTACAGAgatgttttattgagatttaatgTGACTGTACTTAATAAAAATTCGAATTTacgtaaaacaaatgcttataCCAAATTCTCTCCGAAAGCTATGTGGATTATGACAATACTTACAGCCGTGCTTGGTGTAGAAGCACCACACACTGCTGAACTGGGCTGAACGTCAACCTGTGATGgtcttctacactgtaaaaaattgctgttaaaaaacggtcagattctacggtaaaataatgttttttcactaaaacagtaatattctgttaaaaacagtgctttctgggtaacatttttgttttcgagaaagtaaccaactgcagaaaactgtgagctaatagagttcagattcgatgttttgaagtctgtgtttgaaatcacactttgtgtccttgttcactatttcatacactagttaactaatatagttcacctgacagttttaatgaacactaatgagtgaattcagacaccacCATTCTGATGACCACCTGCTGTttataatcacaattactgaagaaaataaacaagaaacaaaaacagtgacttgagttacaacattaaataaaatcaaataaaataaaacagcttcagtctcagcagaggatcattaaacaactccacaaacaacagcagacacacacttattactgactgatttgacttccatacaattctcattgagatccaacagaaattaaggtgttttttgtgtcaccgtaatggagtgaggggctggtttagttgggctcttcacccttgaactcatttaataAGACattccaactgctgtaatacaaactttacaaaatgtttgtactattgcaataaagttgggaagtcaataaatagagaaatctatttgtctgaaattagttctgataaatgttttattataaatctggaagaatgGCCTCATGGAATAGATATtttgcttagttgcaggtattaatttaattaatgagaagtggaaacagaaaagatacctccgtaattacttaacagttaagaaataacatacaaaaacagttcagttatgacaaatacacactcagacctcatgaatctgaccttgtatcacaacaatggtaacatctcaaatgtttcatgctgcaatgcatgctgggagtggcacggtacaaatatcccagcatgcattgcggtataaataaatgttgtataatggtctaacagttttctttatttgtgtttgattctgctgttgtttatgtttagactttcagttgcctgtttgtgagttaaattgttaattttgttagttgtcaccattattgaggttcatatgctgattattgatgtctctttgagtgcgatttacatcatagagcagtgttattgtccaagatattcttaaaaacttccagaaatcattgccatatatatacatataatgtaagacaatagatttaacatttaataggagcagtaaattttattatactaaatgagaacagactctgccatttaatagcaacatgaacatcaccagatcttatttaggtttttggctggctgtccacaacaaaggagctttttaaacaaagttcttaacaattgcagcagccaagatatataaatgttaaaaatgacagggctaagagcccaactaaagcaaactctgttctccataatggtgacgtaaaactttaacttttttctcaagaagaactttagtaaatgttatacaaaaatacatgtattaagtaataagtgtagctggtgatgatgtttgtagagttgtttaatcatccgctgatcatttaaatgatttaatcatttgttgttcttcaggttatttcattataaagctgtgactaaagttttgtatgttctgttcttgttttttcccttcaatatttcttcatttgttcattgttaatcctcaattatcatttaattagtcagttaattaatgaatttacttcagctttgctccatgtttcttgaacactcagtagtgtggacacttcaattaaaactgaagtataggctctggggtttaaagggttaaaggtgtgagaggtaaaaacacagtgtaaaaatgtattttaacagtaatatactggtaatttacacaacggaagtagactgtaaaaaaacagtagattgctggcaaccacagctgccagtagattaccgttaaatcaaggaaaaaacagtattttactgtaaaacctgaagctaatttcttctgtgtgtcaccgttgtggaggagagtagagtcagtgtatgagttaaagatgaacaatgaactgctgatgttattctgcatgtttctctatttaaagatagcggctgtttagtggctgatgcagtcagaatctctctggtgattccagatttacatgtttgtgtgctgttgtgaaaaataagacattagagttaaaccgaacttttctaattaactaaaataagttatcattatgattatgcttctaagcatatataggacattacttcataaacccattcagcagttgaccaagttgaggcagttgctttcagtgagcaaaatgagttcacttgagtattgtgtaaatcaatgtagtccatgtatttttacagcaacatactgtaaaataacagtacattgctggcaactgcagctgccagtattttactgttttttaacgggacaatttttaacagtgtagccACACTAAGATTTGGCTTTGCTGCAGCAATGTGGGATCCGGAAAATATTGGTTTGGTGAACTCAAAAAGGGAAAGACAAAaagcatttcattaaaaacactgtGTTCACAAGGGCAAAatgtacactactgttcaaaggTTTGCGATCTGctcaatgtaattttttttaaatgttttaattatgtttatcaaggctacatttatttgatcaaatatttagtaaaaactggaataatgtgaaataataatataggcaaattaaataaataaaaaataatttattcaaacaatttaaataaaaaaaaatcgattTAATTTATGAGCAAATCAAACACAATATAATTCTTGTTATATATGATTAATATTaagcttttatattttaacagtaataattttttgaacataatattaattatattatatattattatattacataataatttttttttagtgtatatcACATTACATTTCAAGCAATTAGAAACTACCACCtaatttaaactaatttactCAATTTAATTTATGCAGGTCTCTAGCAACACCTcaacttttttattgctttttgttcttttctctcCTATGTTTGAGCTTTAAACTGAACTTTGAACACCTTGAACACTTGAAACACTGAAATTgtcatttcttttgatttttaaaaaaatgtaccattGACAATTGCGGTGAAATCTTTGATGCCACTGGTGGAGTAGACGGGGGCTGGGGCTGGGCCTCAAGTTGTCTCGTCTCCATCACCTCCTGAGCAGGTACAGTAGGGGCAGGTTGTTGCACCGTTTGTGCTGGAGCAGCAGAAGCAGTACTCtgctaaaaataattacaaaaatacatataataatgaaaaaGGACAGCCAttctagtaaataaaaataaacacatattgattaaaaaatgtaccttttgagtgTGAAAACCACATGTGCATTTCAGCACACCTCCAAGCAAGGTCCTCTGCCCACGAGATTGCAATGGGTATTTCTCAAtctgaaaaaatcatgaaaaatatattaaataattttacacaatacaaaaaacttttataactaAACAAGAATTTTAACTCAATGACTCCCTTAATGAAGCACACAATAgctctgtaaattaatttatCACTGTTTCTAGagtgtgtaatatttatttaatatgtaatcGTACAGTTTGTATCTCCAAAAACGAAAAGAAGAATAAGAGGAACTGGACAGGAACATTTCAGGTCTTAAAACCACATGCTGTGTACTGTACACTCATAATCCATTCCCCCACCTTTTCAGATATCTCTAATAAACGGTCAAACTTACTAAATTATTCAAcgtaaatctcaaaatacatgaaatttaaaacactttaatatttaaaaacaagtatgacatgttttacacagatactgtactgaatgtactgaagcctaacaagttaacgttactctgttaagCAAATTTCAACAAACGTTATATCATTTAAACGAAATACACCCTTTGATGAATCTCATGCCACTTTCTTTGTCGAGGAGCTGGCCTGTTGCCCTCATTTGATGGCCAAACTCCTGTGCTGGTAAACTTTTTCAGACGTGAAATCCAGTCAGCGTCTGACATAGCTTTATGagatttttcagacattttttctcCTATAAATAAAAGGTTTTGAATTAAAGTATTcaaatttgaaatacaacacactaaaacattaatTTGTGCAATTGTGTAGCTTTTCGTaccttttttaagaaatcactatTAGAAAAAATCCTTTACTTTAAGCAAAACGATGCTGTGCTCTGTCGAATGATGCTGTTCGATGAATATCACTGATGGTCAATGAActtttttgacctctgacccgcCTCCAGAGGACCGCGTCATTCCTTCGTGTACCTTCGGCTCAGTTCGgaaaattgattgacatctgacTAACCTGTTTGACTGCACACCTAGCGGTGAATCTTGGAACGGTTCCTTCCCCCCGGCTTCAACATTGtctcgactctgattggtcaaatgttgaaaatgttgagaATTCCGAAATGCGGATGGCTGCAAATGTTGAGGCGCTGCAACGTGATTCGCAACAATGTTGGAGCGAATCGCTCTGATTGGCTCTAatcttcaacatttgtgaaatattgtcgGACTATCCTTCGGCAGCTGGATTAAGGCTTGTAATCCAAGgtaaataacagttaccttgtaatcaggtgcttaaatgtaTCGCAGCTGGCTGCTGTTTGGAGTAGACTTCagatgccttgaggtgtgctcaaatagagacagaactgtggttgacaggaaggtgggagtgcttcctaagctggtattaagcagctctatttctttgtggaggagctccagcaatgCATGGCCAAATTCAACTGATTTCCCAGCGCTGTTGCGCTACTTGGAACAAGTTGGTGcgaaaactgctcagggaaagcagcttggcaaggtagcgtggccgagcggtctaaggtgctggattaaggctccagtctctccGGTggtgtgggtttgaatcccaccgctgccaggcattccttttaggatgcttgacaATGACCTCTCTGCTTTAGCAAACATACTTGTAAAGTAATACTGCATGCTTTCACTCACATCCaaacgtagactccttggccaaagttgaagggcttcactaggaagctcggcgTC
The Danio rerio strain Tuebingen ecotype United States chromosome 4, GRCz12tu, whole genome shotgun sequence genome window above contains:
- the LOC101886820 gene encoding uncharacterized protein, coding for MNPDCEQTAELIEDLNVDEREEDEGFCDISEDHTIVDPEAALSPSSSTLRSGSSTAVTSSVASLPVSTCPALVPDPPAQPEEPISPVPLEPEEAMEDDDEDNDDDDDDDGDEETAVDYQNIPGFQHVDRLAEYLVELRTHKSLSLTNQEANEIIGLWQSLHDQDKKRVVYAARHQKRLLSGRFKTPKKPTHTPGMESAIRCVLGASSAPAQWPDCCRLVETIFIRLCTIHPSPKRKGRGTLSRWSLILQDYRRIRQLVLGNSLVMGGTSMQLVEVNQNTLIQWFNNRQKKQELSVLLQGIQLPQPLPEAQEPLPVAKSLRTEPDQPGEQHQYVLPESTAGQARQTSVGRPPLRPNAPVQTQVIFTPPAPGASLQMVPNIYIPATPGYQGMPMFQGVPMFQAVPMVQGIPMAQGIPMMQGVQIAQGIPMVQGMPLRQPPLQPTMSSTSSQPAASPSTSGAIPKRPYHRTVQANTCKKCGQFKTNATGHSQLRGRVYCPQTETLTKEEWLEEMKRTNPK
- the LOC137490823 gene encoding uncharacterized protein is translated as MGSKGKPELRDNLQLWYYPPQPALTYNQAPAPDRFFCHSLLLRMPYKLWRVKVLCPNPACGQHQLTGGGLHKRARQVLDIDRMYNMVTETLICTKCKASHVSWSQTVLQQLDLGHRSEFWVILTQKYACDIRVIRLLRERGLGNSPTRVIKQLKENHSEEWLQRLARYTTQCVDFLSGPGVLPITFQEPPASTVVPSCKWLLTVYSQDILTRLNEIHARITSTHGSILKMDSTKKITKKLAGTAKGTGLWLTSVGNEFGQVLISVLTAQEGAGLDRMVDGLVRRYQEAGVDPPAVLYVDCGFCTDVGETKLKARFRGWPKLTVKLDIWHFMRRIAVGCTTDAHQLYPIFMSWISACIFEWDAADVSLLRQAKRALLMSQGWPALTDADVNKHLTREELALHCRRRTHGKETTILLLEQLLTELMSNKGNDSLGVPLLDKERMEHIWSVQKKHIKCIQDPPGVALYTETGSIAREVFCYGPTDVPGAPRLSHLCVFVFLIKS